The Paraburkholderia sp. ZP32-5 genome includes a window with the following:
- a CDS encoding CopD family protein: MNKAIEIALFLHLLGVAVWVGGMIFAHFCLRPALGDLSPQLRLPLWESVFGRFFNWVGVSVLVILISGGFLLMQFGGGHATWPLHAMAGLGIMMMLIFGHIRFAVFPRIRRAVQAQKWPDGARAVGTIRRLVLINIVLGVVTIGVAVLSRGF, encoded by the coding sequence ATGAACAAGGCTATTGAGATCGCGCTGTTTCTGCATTTGCTCGGGGTGGCGGTGTGGGTCGGCGGCATGATATTCGCGCATTTTTGCCTGCGTCCGGCGCTCGGCGATTTGTCGCCGCAATTGCGTTTGCCGCTTTGGGAGTCGGTGTTCGGCCGCTTCTTCAACTGGGTCGGCGTTTCGGTGCTGGTGATTCTGATCAGCGGCGGCTTCCTGCTGATGCAATTCGGCGGCGGTCACGCGACCTGGCCTCTGCACGCGATGGCCGGCCTCGGCATCATGATGATGCTGATCTTCGGGCATATCCGCTTCGCGGTGTTTCCGCGCATCCGTCGCGCGGTGCAGGCGCAGAAGTGGCCCGATGGCGCGCGGGCGGTCGGCACGATCCGGCGTCTGGTGTTGATCAATATCGTGCTGGGCGTCGTGACGATCGGCGTCGCGGTACTGTCGCGCGGGTTCTAA